Proteins from a single region of Chryseobacterium sp. W4I1:
- the nuoF gene encoding NADH-quinone oxidoreductase subunit NuoF, whose protein sequence is MSKKLLLKDAHIEGIRYFETYRKQGGYTAAEKALKMTPDEILEEVKASGLRGRGGAGFPTGMKWSFLAKPEGVPRHLVVNADESEPGTFKDRYLMEFLPHLLIEGMLISSFCLGSNVSYIYIRGEYSWIPDILEEAIEEAKAAGFLGKNIMGTGFDCEIYVQRGGGAYICGEETALLESLEGKRGNPRLKPPFPAVKGLWERPTVVNNVESIAAIVPIIDITGAEYAKIGVGRSTGTKLISACGNINKPGVYEIDMTITVEEFIYSDEYCGGIKDGKKLKACIPGGSSVPIVPANLLLRTVNGEPRYMNYESLADGGFATGTMMGSGGFIVLDEDQCIVEHTMTLARFYHHESCGQCTPCREGTGWMYKILKKIEKGEGKMEDIDLLWDIQRKIEGNTICPLGDAAAWPVAAAIRHFRDEFEWHVKNPELSQTQNYGLAHYADPIPAVEKNA, encoded by the coding sequence ATGAGTAAAAAACTTTTACTTAAAGACGCACATATAGAAGGCATTCGTTACTTTGAAACCTACCGTAAACAGGGAGGTTACACCGCAGCTGAAAAAGCCTTGAAAATGACCCCTGACGAAATTCTTGAAGAAGTAAAAGCTTCAGGACTTCGTGGACGTGGTGGAGCAGGATTCCCGACAGGAATGAAATGGAGCTTTCTGGCAAAACCGGAAGGCGTGCCAAGACACCTTGTCGTAAATGCTGATGAATCTGAGCCGGGAACTTTCAAGGACAGATATCTGATGGAATTTCTTCCTCATTTACTGATCGAAGGAATGCTGATCTCATCTTTCTGCTTAGGTTCAAATGTTTCCTATATCTACATCCGTGGAGAATATTCATGGATTCCTGATATTTTAGAAGAAGCGATTGAAGAAGCCAAAGCAGCAGGATTTTTAGGCAAAAATATCATGGGAACGGGCTTCGACTGTGAAATTTACGTTCAGAGAGGTGGTGGAGCCTATATTTGTGGTGAAGAAACCGCATTGCTTGAATCCCTTGAAGGTAAAAGAGGAAACCCAAGATTAAAACCACCATTCCCGGCTGTAAAAGGACTTTGGGAAAGGCCAACAGTGGTAAATAACGTGGAATCTATCGCAGCCATCGTTCCAATTATTGATATTACAGGAGCTGAATACGCTAAAATCGGAGTAGGAAGATCTACAGGTACAAAATTAATTTCTGCCTGTGGAAACATCAACAAACCAGGAGTGTATGAAATCGATATGACCATTACGGTTGAAGAATTCATTTACTCTGATGAATATTGTGGTGGAATTAAAGACGGAAAAAAATTAAAAGCTTGTATTCCGGGAGGAAGCTCTGTTCCGATTGTTCCTGCTAATTTATTATTGAGAACTGTAAACGGAGAGCCAAGATACATGAACTATGAATCATTAGCTGATGGTGGTTTTGCTACCGGAACGATGATGGGCTCAGGAGGTTTTATCGTTTTAGATGAAGACCAGTGTATCGTGGAACATACTATGACTTTAGCGAGATTTTATCATCACGAGAGTTGTGGACAGTGTACACCTTGCCGTGAAGGAACGGGATGGATGTACAAAATCCTGAAGAAGATAGAAAAAGGGGAAGGAAAAATGGAAGACATCGACCTTCTTTGGGATATACAGAGAAAAATTGAAGGAAATACCATCTGTCCATTAGGAGATGCAGCGGCGTGGCCCGTTGCAGCAGCAATCCGTCACTTTAGAGACGAGTTCGAATGGCATGTAAAAAATCCTGAATTATCTCAGACACAAAATTATGGATTGGCACATTATGCAGATCCAATTCCTGCTGTTGAAAAAAATGCTTAG
- a CDS encoding NADH-quinone oxidoreductase subunit J, whose protein sequence is MDQFLFFLVAFLAVASAVYFVFARNPLYAILSLIVTMFSIAGMYILLNAQFLAIIQIIVYAGAIMVLFLYILMMLNLNKEDESKKGNTLKFVGVFTAGLLLIGVLGVFKGVKDNHIVVENVDRGVGLTKNLGRLLFNEYVLPFELASILILAGIVGAVLIGKKDL, encoded by the coding sequence ATGGATCAGTTTTTATTTTTCTTGGTGGCGTTTTTAGCAGTGGCTAGTGCAGTTTATTTTGTATTTGCAAGAAATCCTCTCTATGCTATTTTGTCATTAATTGTTACGATGTTTTCAATTGCCGGGATGTACATTCTTCTGAATGCACAGTTCCTTGCGATCATTCAGATTATAGTGTATGCCGGAGCGATCATGGTATTGTTCTTATATATCCTGATGATGCTTAACCTTAATAAGGAAGACGAAAGTAAGAAGGGCAATACTTTAAAATTTGTCGGAGTTTTTACAGCAGGTCTTCTGTTAATTGGAGTTTTAGGCGTATTCAAAGGTGTTAAGGACAATCACATTGTTGTTGAAAATGTAGACAGAGGCGTTGGTCTTACGAAAAATCTGGGGAGACTTTTGTTTAACGAATATGTTTTACCGTTTGAGCTTGCCTCCATCCTTATTTTGGCTGGTATTGTAGGTGCGGTATTAATCGGTAAAAAAGATTTATAA
- the nuoD gene encoding NADH dehydrogenase (quinone) subunit D, with protein sequence MKDNSLSNILNQYESKEQIDGQLYTLNLGPTHPATHGIFQNILTMDGERILHAEQTVGYIHRAFEKISERRNYSQITTLTDRMNYCSAPINNLGWHMTVEKLIGIKVPKRVDYMRVILMELARIGDHLICNGVTGMDAGAITGLTYMFIERERIYDMYEQICGARMTTNMGRIGGFERDFTPKFHELLKDFLKTFPARFKEFGTLLERNRIFMDRTIGAGAISAERALSYGFTGPNLRASGVDYDVRVAQPYSSYEDFDFIIPVGTAGDTYDRFMVRQQEIWESLKIINQAYDNLPEGPFHADVPDFYLPEKADVYKKMEALIYHFKIVMGETEVPKGEVYHAVEGGNGELGFYLVSDGGRSPYRLHFRRPCFIYYQAYPEMITGSVISDAIVTMCSMNIIAGELDA encoded by the coding sequence ATGAAAGATAACTCATTATCTAATATACTTAACCAATACGAAAGTAAGGAGCAGATTGACGGACAGTTGTATACCCTCAATTTAGGACCTACTCACCCTGCTACCCACGGGATCTTCCAGAATATCTTAACGATGGATGGAGAAAGAATCCTTCACGCAGAGCAAACCGTAGGATATATTCACAGAGCATTTGAAAAAATTTCTGAAAGAAGGAATTATTCTCAGATCACTACCCTTACTGACCGTATGAATTACTGTTCTGCACCTATCAATAACCTTGGTTGGCACATGACGGTTGAAAAACTGATTGGTATTAAAGTTCCAAAACGTGTTGATTATATGCGTGTTATTTTGATGGAATTAGCCAGAATCGGTGACCACCTGATCTGTAACGGGGTAACCGGAATGGATGCAGGAGCTATTACAGGTCTTACCTATATGTTCATCGAAAGAGAACGTATTTACGACATGTACGAGCAAATCTGTGGAGCAAGAATGACAACGAATATGGGAAGAATCGGAGGATTTGAAAGAGATTTCACTCCGAAATTCCATGAGTTATTAAAAGACTTCTTAAAAACTTTCCCTGCCAGATTTAAAGAATTCGGTACTTTACTGGAAAGAAACAGAATCTTTATGGACAGAACCATCGGAGCAGGAGCTATTTCTGCAGAGAGAGCATTAAGCTATGGTTTTACAGGTCCGAATCTACGTGCGTCAGGAGTAGATTATGATGTGAGAGTGGCACAGCCTTATTCTTCTTACGAAGATTTCGATTTCATTATTCCGGTAGGAACTGCAGGTGACACTTACGACCGTTTCATGGTCCGTCAGCAGGAAATCTGGGAATCTCTTAAAATTATCAACCAGGCATACGACAATCTTCCGGAAGGTCCATTCCATGCGGATGTTCCTGATTTCTATCTTCCTGAAAAGGCAGATGTTTACAAGAAGATGGAAGCGCTGATCTACCATTTCAAAATTGTAATGGGAGAAACAGAGGTACCTAAAGGAGAAGTATACCACGCTGTAGAAGGAGGAAACGGAGAATTAGGATTCTATCTGGTGAGTGACGGTGGAAGAAGCCCTTACAGACTTCACTTCAGAAGACCATGCTTCATCTACTATCAGGCATACCCTGAAATGATCACAGGTTCTGTAATTTCAGACGCGATCGTTACGATGTGTAGTATGAATATTATTGCGGGAGAATTAGACGCATAA
- the nuoE gene encoding NAD(P)H-dependent oxidoreductase subunit E, which translates to MSETIAFKPESLAQVHKIIARYPEGRQKSALLPVLHLAQKEFGGWLDVPVMDYVAELLSIKPIEVYEVATFYTMFNMKPVGKYVLEVCRTGPCMVCGSEKILDHIRTKLNIKDGETTEDGMFTLKPAECLGACGYAPMLQLGKFFHENLTIEKVDEILDLCRQGQVAVD; encoded by the coding sequence ATGAGCGAAACAATAGCTTTTAAACCGGAAAGTTTAGCACAGGTACACAAAATTATCGCAAGATATCCTGAGGGAAGACAAAAGTCTGCCCTTCTTCCTGTACTCCACTTGGCACAGAAAGAATTCGGAGGATGGTTAGACGTTCCTGTGATGGATTATGTTGCTGAATTATTAAGTATTAAGCCAATTGAAGTATATGAAGTAGCCACTTTTTATACCATGTTCAATATGAAGCCGGTTGGTAAATATGTTTTGGAAGTATGCAGAACCGGGCCTTGTATGGTTTGCGGAAGCGAGAAGATCCTTGACCATATCAGAACTAAACTGAACATTAAAGACGGGGAAACTACCGAAGACGGAATGTTTACCCTAAAGCCTGCCGAATGTCTTGGAGCTTGCGGATACGCACCCATGCTGCAGCTTGGAAAATTCTTTCACGAAAATTTAACGATAGAAAAAGTAGACGAAATCCTTGATCTTTGCAGACAAGGACAGGTTGCTGTAGATTAA
- the nuoK gene encoding NADH-quinone oxidoreductase subunit NuoK, which translates to MGEVNTFIQSVPLNYFIILSSVLFCLGVLGVLLRKNAIVILGCVELMLNSVNLLLAAFSAYKGNGDGQLLVFFIMVVAAAEVAVGLAIIAMLYRNTRSVDVSIFNKLRG; encoded by the coding sequence ATGGGAGAAGTAAATACATTTATACAAAGCGTCCCTCTTAACTATTTTATCATCCTTTCTTCAGTATTATTCTGTTTGGGAGTATTGGGAGTATTGTTGAGAAAAAACGCTATTGTTATTTTGGGCTGTGTAGAGCTTATGCTGAATTCTGTAAACCTTTTATTGGCTGCTTTTTCAGCGTATAAAGGAAACGGAGACGGACAGCTTTTAGTTTTCTTCATTATGGTGGTAGCCGCCGCTGAAGTAGCGGTAGGTCTGGCAATTATTGCTATGCTGTATAGAAATACCCGTTCTGTAGATGTTAGTATATTTAATAAATTAAGAGGATAA
- a CDS encoding NADH-quinone oxidoreductase subunit C, giving the protein MTNEFVLEAITREFPESVISSSEPYGMLTIEVKKDDIKKIIHYLKDSSLEFNFLTDICGIHYPEFPDKEIGVIYHLHNMMANFRLRLKIFMSRENIEVDSLVELYAGANWMERETYDFYGIKFKGHPDLRPILNMEDLGYHPMLKEYRLEDGTRTDKDDNMFGR; this is encoded by the coding sequence ATGACAAACGAATTTGTATTAGAAGCCATCACAAGAGAATTTCCGGAATCTGTCATTTCAAGTTCAGAACCTTATGGAATGCTGACAATTGAAGTGAAGAAAGATGATATCAAAAAAATCATTCACTATTTGAAAGATTCATCTTTGGAATTCAATTTCCTTACCGATATCTGCGGGATTCATTACCCTGAGTTTCCGGATAAGGAAATAGGTGTAATATATCACCTGCACAATATGATGGCCAATTTCAGATTGCGTCTAAAAATCTTTATGTCCAGAGAAAATATCGAAGTTGATTCCCTTGTGGAATTATATGCCGGAGCCAACTGGATGGAAAGAGAGACCTATGATTTCTACGGAATTAAATTTAAAGGACATCCTGATCTGAGACCTATCCTGAATATGGAAGATCTGGGATACCATCCTATGCTGAAAGAATATCGTCTTGAAGATGGTACCAGAACAGATAAGGACGATAATATGTTCGGAAGATAA
- a CDS encoding 2Fe-2S iron-sulfur cluster-binding protein, with the protein MSEEVKKFKITIDGQTTEVLPGTSILEAARQIGGKSVPPAMCYYSKLETSGGRCRTCLVEVSKGSEADPRPMPKLVASCRTNVMDGMEVKNLSSEKAQEGRKAVTEFLLVNHPLDCPICDQAGECHLQDLGYEHGNLETRTEFERNTYEADDLGPNIKLNMNRCILCARCVLAANQLTGEREHGILFRGDHAEISTYLNKALDNDFIGNIIDVCPVGALTDRTSRFASRVWFTKPMNASCKCDKCSGKAVVWMKGDEIVRVTARKDQWGEVEEFICDTCRFERKELSDWNIEGPRHIDRHSVISLNHYEKPKDELRVLDNPMAKEISEKDEKL; encoded by the coding sequence ATGAGCGAAGAGGTTAAAAAATTCAAAATAACTATAGACGGACAGACCACTGAAGTCTTGCCTGGGACTTCTATTTTGGAAGCTGCCAGACAAATCGGTGGAAAATCTGTACCTCCTGCAATGTGCTATTACAGCAAATTGGAAACCAGTGGAGGGAGATGTAGAACTTGCTTGGTTGAAGTTTCAAAAGGATCCGAAGCAGATCCGCGCCCTATGCCAAAATTAGTTGCGAGTTGCAGAACTAACGTGATGGACGGTATGGAGGTGAAGAATCTTTCTTCCGAAAAAGCTCAGGAAGGCAGAAAAGCCGTTACCGAATTCCTATTGGTAAACCACCCTCTGGACTGTCCTATTTGTGACCAGGCTGGTGAATGCCACCTTCAGGATCTTGGGTATGAACACGGAAACCTTGAAACCAGAACTGAATTTGAAAGAAACACTTACGAAGCAGACGATCTTGGTCCTAATATCAAGCTGAATATGAACCGTTGTATCCTTTGTGCAAGATGTGTATTGGCAGCAAACCAGTTAACAGGTGAAAGAGAACACGGAATTCTTTTCAGAGGAGATCACGCTGAAATTTCTACCTATTTAAATAAAGCTTTGGATAATGACTTCATCGGAAACATTATTGATGTTTGCCCGGTTGGAGCATTAACAGACAGAACTTCCCGTTTCGCAAGCAGAGTTTGGTTCACAAAACCAATGAATGCTTCTTGTAAATGTGATAAATGTTCAGGAAAAGCCGTAGTTTGGATGAAAGGTGACGAAATTGTAAGAGTTACTGCCAGAAAAGACCAGTGGGGTGAAGTGGAAGAATTCATCTGCGATACCTGCCGTTTTGAAAGAAAAGAACTTTCTGACTGGAATATTGAAGGTCCTAGACATATCGACAGACATTCGGTAATTTCATTGAACCACTACGAAAAACCTAAGGATGAGCTAAGAGTATTAGACAATCCTATGGCCAAAGAAATCAGTGAAAAAGACGAAAAATTATAA
- a CDS encoding GNAT family N-acetyltransferase has product MSDVSVIEVKNANELKQFVRFPMDLYKNNPYYVPSFIKDEFKIWDAKENPALNYSESKQFLALKDNKVVGRIAVIINHKEEQELGIRKVRFGWIDFIDDKAVSKALIQKVIDYAKEHKIDKIEGPMGFTNLDKAGMLTMGFDKLATMIGIYNHEYYPKHLEELGLTKEKEWVEYEMNFPKILPEKVEKFSGLIAQKYKLKVLNFKSKQEILPFVEPMFKLLDETYKHLSTYTPISDEQIQTYREKYFPFIDKNYVICVVDENNELVSFAITMPSYSKALQKSKGKLFPFGWWHFLQAGKKNDRANFYLIGIHPEYQRRGVTAIIFKEIFVRFTSMGIDFAETNPELEENKSVQVLWQDYNPVNHKRRRTYSLMINDH; this is encoded by the coding sequence ATGTCAGACGTTTCCGTTATTGAAGTGAAAAACGCAAACGAATTAAAACAATTCGTAAGGTTTCCGATGGATCTCTATAAAAACAATCCTTATTACGTTCCTTCTTTTATAAAAGATGAATTCAAAATTTGGGATGCCAAAGAAAATCCGGCCTTAAATTATTCAGAATCCAAACAGTTTCTGGCTTTAAAAGACAATAAAGTGGTGGGAAGGATCGCCGTGATCATCAATCATAAAGAAGAACAAGAACTGGGCATCAGAAAAGTACGATTTGGATGGATTGATTTCATTGATGATAAGGCAGTTTCAAAAGCACTCATCCAAAAAGTAATAGATTACGCCAAAGAACATAAAATAGATAAGATTGAAGGACCAATGGGCTTTACTAATCTTGATAAAGCAGGAATGCTAACAATGGGCTTTGATAAGCTGGCAACGATGATCGGAATCTACAATCATGAATATTATCCTAAACATCTGGAAGAACTTGGACTCACTAAGGAAAAAGAATGGGTAGAATATGAAATGAATTTTCCAAAAATTTTACCTGAAAAAGTGGAAAAGTTTAGCGGACTGATTGCCCAGAAATACAAGCTTAAAGTTCTCAATTTCAAATCTAAACAGGAGATCCTTCCATTTGTAGAACCTATGTTTAAGCTGCTTGATGAAACCTATAAACATCTTTCTACCTACACTCCTATTTCAGACGAACAGATCCAGACCTACAGAGAAAAATACTTTCCTTTTATAGACAAAAATTATGTGATCTGTGTAGTAGACGAAAATAACGAACTGGTTTCCTTTGCCATCACAATGCCTTCCTATTCAAAGGCTTTACAAAAATCAAAAGGAAAACTTTTTCCTTTCGGATGGTGGCACTTTTTACAGGCAGGAAAGAAAAATGACCGTGCGAATTTTTACCTGATCGGCATTCATCCTGAATATCAGAGACGTGGTGTAACAGCCATCATATTTAAAGAAATCTTTGTACGTTTTACCAGCATGGGAATTGATTTCGCCGAAACCAATCCTGAACTGGAAGAAAATAAAAGTGTTCAGGTTCTGTGGCAGGACTACAATCCGGTAAATCACAAAAGAAGAAGAACCTATTCGTTAATGATCAATGATCATTGA
- a CDS encoding NADH-quinone oxidoreductase subunit B — translation MSDNKPVIRTDAPAPEGFEGEGFFATKLSSVIGMARKFSLWPLPFATSCCGIEFMATLNPTYDASRFGMERNSFSPRQADMLMVCGTISKKLGPVLKEVYTQMAEPKWVVAVGACASSGGIFDTYSVLQGIDKIIPVDVYVPGCPPRPEQIIEGVMQVQALSESESIRRRDMPEYQKLLDSYNISN, via the coding sequence ATGTCAGATAACAAACCAGTAATAAGAACAGATGCACCAGCTCCCGAGGGATTTGAAGGAGAAGGTTTTTTCGCAACGAAACTGAGCAGTGTAATCGGGATGGCCAGAAAGTTTTCACTTTGGCCGTTACCATTTGCAACCTCTTGTTGTGGTATCGAGTTTATGGCGACCCTGAACCCTACATATGACGCTTCAAGATTTGGTATGGAAAGAAATTCTTTCTCACCAAGACAGGCAGATATGTTGATGGTTTGCGGAACGATATCTAAAAAATTAGGACCTGTCCTAAAAGAAGTTTACACTCAGATGGCAGAGCCAAAATGGGTGGTTGCTGTTGGAGCCTGTGCTTCCAGCGGTGGTATTTTTGACACGTACTCTGTTTTACAGGGAATTGATAAAATTATTCCGGTGGACGTGTATGTTCCCGGATGTCCTCCAAGACCGGAGCAGATCATTGAAGGCGTAATGCAGGTTCAGGCTCTTTCAGAAAGCGAAAGCATCAGAAGAAGAGATATGCCTGAATACCAGAAATTACTAGATTCTTACAATATAAGCAACTAA
- a CDS encoding NADH-quinone oxidoreductase subunit I — protein MKLTNRSKVVSNKEMTLAEKIYLPAIFTGMGITFKHAVRTVIKGAPAVYSYPEVQKPRTTIWRGQHVLKRDEEGRERCTACGLCAVACPAEAITMTAAERTKEEKGLYREEKYASVYEINMLRCIFCGMCEEACPKSAIYLTDRLVDVETNRGSFIYGKDKLVEKINERIDITTRQSEKQKNAVK, from the coding sequence ATGAAACTTACGAACAGATCAAAAGTTGTTTCCAACAAAGAAATGACCCTTGCTGAAAAGATCTACCTTCCTGCCATTTTTACAGGAATGGGGATTACGTTTAAGCATGCTGTAAGAACCGTTATAAAAGGTGCTCCCGCAGTATATTCATATCCGGAAGTACAGAAACCGAGAACTACCATCTGGAGAGGTCAGCACGTTCTGAAAAGAGACGAAGAAGGCAGAGAAAGATGTACGGCTTGCGGACTTTGTGCTGTGGCCTGTCCTGCAGAAGCCATTACCATGACGGCTGCAGAAAGAACAAAAGAGGAAAAAGGACTTTACAGAGAAGAAAAATATGCATCAGTATACGAAATCAATATGCTGAGATGTATTTTCTGCGGGATGTGTGAAGAGGCTTGTCCTAAATCTGCGATCTATCTTACAGACAGATTGGTAGATGTAGAAACCAACAGAGGATCTTTCATCTATGGAAAAGATAAATTGGTTGAAAAAATAAATGAAAGGATTGACATTACGACAAGACAATCCGAGAAACAAAAAAATGCGGTAAAATAA
- a CDS encoding NADH-quinone oxidoreductase subunit A, which produces MNLPESYIPILLQAGVAIAFVAVSLLGAHFLGPKQKKGNSVKNQSWECGVPVEGNARTPFSIKYFLTAVLFVLFDIEIVFFYPYAVNFREFGVEGFLAVLMFVAIFFMAFFYVWKRGALDWDK; this is translated from the coding sequence ATGAATTTACCTGAAAGTTATATTCCAATCCTATTACAGGCAGGTGTTGCGATAGCATTCGTAGCGGTTTCTCTGCTTGGAGCACATTTTTTAGGGCCAAAACAGAAAAAAGGAAATTCTGTAAAGAACCAAAGCTGGGAATGTGGAGTTCCAGTAGAAGGAAATGCGAGAACACCGTTTTCTATTAAATACTTCCTGACTGCGGTATTGTTCGTACTATTCGATATTGAAATCGTATTTTTTTACCCATATGCGGTTAATTTCAGAGAATTCGGAGTAGAAGGATTCCTGGCCGTACTTATGTTTGTCGCAATCTTTTTCATGGCGTTTTTCTATGTTTGGAAGCGTGGCGCATTAGATTGGGATAAATAA
- the nuoH gene encoding NADH-quinone oxidoreductase subunit NuoH produces the protein MDLLTFKLILVLALFLLSLTIAAYSTWAERKVASIMQDRIGPNRAGPFGLLQPLADGGKFFFKEDFTPANAEKFLFVLGPALVMFISLITGAVIPWGKTLNFGGVSYDLQVANIDVGVLFIIGMASIGVYGIMIGGWASNNKYSLLGAIRASSQMISYELAMGLALLSIIMMTGSLDLKEITESQTTGKLWGVIPWVSGLNWNIFYQPIAFLVFFVAALAETNRHPFDLPECESELVTGYSTEYSSMKLGLYMFGEYVNMFISNAFMVVLFFGGYNYPGIEWVTQHWGENIAGILSIVAFLTKTVIGILIFMWIRWTLPRFRYDQLMHLGWKTLIPMALVNLLITGAVILAFGN, from the coding sequence ATGGATTTACTAACATTTAAACTTATACTTGTACTGGCACTTTTCCTGCTGTCTCTTACGATAGCCGCCTACTCTACCTGGGCAGAAAGAAAAGTTGCCTCTATCATGCAGGATAGAATTGGTCCCAACAGAGCTGGACCTTTCGGATTGCTGCAGCCACTGGCCGATGGTGGAAAGTTTTTCTTTAAGGAAGATTTTACCCCTGCCAATGCTGAAAAGTTTCTTTTCGTATTAGGGCCGGCTTTGGTCATGTTTATTTCATTGATCACGGGAGCAGTTATTCCTTGGGGTAAAACTTTGAATTTCGGTGGAGTTTCTTATGATTTACAAGTAGCAAATATTGATGTTGGAGTACTTTTCATCATCGGAATGGCTTCAATCGGTGTATACGGAATTATGATCGGAGGTTGGGCTTCCAATAACAAATATTCATTATTAGGAGCTATCCGTGCTTCTTCCCAGATGATCTCTTACGAATTGGCGATGGGATTGGCTTTACTTTCTATCATCATGATGACGGGAAGTTTAGATTTAAAAGAAATTACAGAAAGCCAGACTACAGGAAAGCTTTGGGGAGTTATTCCATGGGTTTCCGGACTGAACTGGAATATTTTCTACCAGCCGATTGCTTTCCTGGTATTCTTTGTTGCTGCTTTGGCAGAAACCAACAGACATCCTTTCGATTTACCTGAATGTGAATCTGAACTGGTAACAGGATATTCTACAGAATATTCATCCATGAAATTAGGTTTATACATGTTCGGTGAATATGTAAACATGTTTATCTCCAATGCTTTCATGGTCGTTCTTTTCTTTGGTGGGTACAACTATCCGGGAATTGAATGGGTAACTCAGCACTGGGGTGAAAACATTGCAGGAATCTTGAGTATCGTAGCATTTTTAACAAAAACGGTAATCGGAATTCTGATCTTTATGTGGATCAGATGGACGCTTCCAAGATTTAGATATGACCAATTGATGCACTTAGGATGGAAAACTCTGATCCCAATGGCATTGGTAAACCTGCTGATTACAGGAGCTGTAATTTTAGCATTTGGAAATTAA